A single region of the Polyodon spathula isolate WHYD16114869_AA chromosome 12, ASM1765450v1, whole genome shotgun sequence genome encodes:
- the LOC121324508 gene encoding serine palmitoyltransferase small subunit A, whose protein sequence is MIMALGSAWKHMSWLYYQYLLITALYMLEPWERTVFNSLLISVAGMAVYTGYVFMPQHIMAILHYFEVVQ, encoded by the exons ATGATCATGGCGCTGGGATCGGCTTGGAAACACATGTCGTGGCTTTATTACCAGTATCTTCTAATCACAGCTCTCTACATGCTGGAACCCTGGGAGAGGACAGTCTTCA ATTCCCTTCTTATTTCGGTTGCTGGAATGGCAGTGTATACAGGGTATGTGTTCATGCCTCAACACATCATGGCAATCCTGCACTACTTTGAAGTTGTGCAGTGA